In Eucalyptus grandis isolate ANBG69807.140 chromosome 4, ASM1654582v1, whole genome shotgun sequence, the following proteins share a genomic window:
- the LOC104443086 gene encoding E3 ubiquitin-protein ligase EL5 encodes MDAAFTFLGMRIDPRWMTLKFVKNVLFHARIVLISSLAHLGGLMELRQRERAGEELEPHSLDQSNSSVLVMDGLTPALVPVHVLASQFRSRVPVLEFGELLAKGRALDEDGGGGEGGEGGGDQCREKMCAVCLSGIEGRHEVRELLNCSHVFHRECLDRWVEENQVTCPLCRCLLFPAATPRRRRIAEACG; translated from the coding sequence atggatGCGGCTTTCACTTTCCTAGGCATGAGGATCGACCCCAGGTGGATGACCCTCAAGTTCGTGAAGAACGTCCTGTTCCACGCCAGGATCGTGCTGATCTCTTCTCTCGCCCATCTGGGGGGCCTGATGGAGCTCCGACAGCGAGAACGCGCGGGGGAAGAGCTGGAACCGCACTCGCTGGACCAGTCCAACAGCTCCGTCCTCGTGATGGACGGCTTGACGCCGGCCCTCGTCCCCGTCCACGTCCTGGCGTCCCAGTTCAGGAGCAGAGTGCCGGTCCTCGAGTTCGGCGAGCTTCTCGCCAAGGGCAGAGCATTGGACGAAGATGGCggcggaggagaaggaggagagggaggcGGGGATCAATGCCGCGAGAAGATGTGCGCGGTGTGCCTGAGCGGGATCGAGGGGAGGCACGAGGTGCGGGAGCTGCTCAACTGCAGCCACGTTTTCCACAGGGAGTGCTTGGACCGGTGGGTCGAGGAGAACCAGGTGACGTGCCCCCTCTGCCGGTGCTTGCTCTTCCCGGCAGCCACCCCGAGGCGGAGAAGAATTGCGGAAGCTTGCggctga
- the LOC104441591 gene encoding histone H4, producing the protein MSGRGKGGKGLGKGGAKRHRKVLRDNIQGITKPAIRRLARRGGVKRISGLIYEETRGVLKIFLENVIRDAVTYTEHARRKTVTAMDVVYALKRQGRTLYGFGG; encoded by the coding sequence ATGTCGGGCAGAGGGAAGGGAGGTAAGGGGCTGGGGAAGGGCGGCGCGAAGAGGCACAGGAAGGTGCTGCGGGACAACATCCAGGGCATCACCAAGCCCGCCATCCGGAGGCTCGCCCGACGGGGCGGCGTGAAGCGCATAAGCGGGCTGATCTACGAGGAGACCCGGGGCGTCCTCAAGATCTTCCTCGAGAACGTGATCCGCGACGCCGTGACCTACACCGAGCACGCCCGGCGGAAGACGGTGACCGCCATGGACGTCGTGTACGCGCTCAAGAGGCAGGGGCGCACCCTCTACGGGTTCGGCGGGTGA